GTCCACAGATCTTGTGATTCTAATAAAACCTTCATTTGTATGTGCCAATGATAGTAATTCTGTCCCAACAGTTTTGGGATCTGAGTTTGAATTCCACCATTTGATGTTGTCATTTGGACGAGAGAAAAATTTTGATGAGAATTGCAGCGATTATGATGTTAGTAAATGCGGATcgttgtggctctgataccactttaaTGAGATTAGAATTCAGATTAGGGTTTGGGGCATAAAAGAATGATGTTCTTATTATTCGAATTGGTGAATCATAtctctgatacatacatacatatatatacttgACGGTTGGATGCATAACCGCCACTACTTATAATAAAACTAAACTATATAAATAAATACATTATACTAACTAATATATCTAGCTTATGTTCCTTCTAATAATTTTCAATTATTTCGGTTAAATTTAATCCTGTAACCCACATATAAATAAAAGAgataattatataataaataGCAAGAACTAAACGGTTACTTTAGTTTCAACTTTGTGTTGTTTGTATGCAGCATAAACTtcttatatttataaaaacaaacaagCTTTTAAGCACCATAGGGCGTAGAAGGTCGTTAAAGAAGCCACAAAATGGTGTCAAATCAGTTTGTTGAACGAACATTCCGGTGGAAGTCAAGCAAGAAAAAATCCTCGGATTCAGCCAACTTCGGTGCATCCGATAAGTTGGTGCCGGACTTGAACGACGAAGTTAGCCTAACACAACCCAATAGGAGGGCACAAATCAAGACTCCGGGTTCTTCAAGGCAAACTACAAGCCACATTGGAATAGTAGGCGATAAAATAGAAGCTTACGCCCAAAAGAAGGAAGCGAGGATTCAAGGATTGGCCGATGCAAGACAACAAAATCTCCTTGCAACTACAGGCTTGATTGACGAACAACGTGAAAGTGTCGCCCAAGCGGCGATAGACAGAGATTTTCAGACGTATATTATGTCACACGACAATCTCGCCAACGAAGTGCAAAAAATCTTTATAGCCCGCAAACGAGGAATAGCGGAAAAACATGGTTGGCTGACGAGCCATTTATCGgatttgtagtttttttttttatttttaaaagggttgtaatttttttatttcgGTATTTTTTTAGTTTGAattatgtatttttattttaatgaagcttGGTTTTTACCTAACATTTAACTTTATTAAAACTAAACAAATAGTTTCTGGCAAAGGTAAAGCACCTCTTGTGTTTTATGGCTAAGGGCACTGGGGGCACTGTGTTATTCCACCGTGATGGGGAAAAAACAATGCGTGGAAAAACAAAACTTCCACCGCCACTCCCTTTTCCACACGTGATAGTTCAACGCTGGGCCGATTCCGTGATTTTTTTTCACGGTGTGATAGTTGTTGGTTGTGAGGGtagttgttggttggggggaaattgttgggtgtggtggtgagtgatgaccaatgttactaaaaaaggttgtgagtgatggaaaaaatggttgctgacatggcggaacatgattggatattgtgagtgatggaattctatcactagtgaccacccccactcccctaatAAATGCTTTAAGAGATTTGGTTGGTTAGAGCAAGAAACTACCTTTAGATACCCCAACCCCttattagaccacccgtagtggggcggtattttgtaaaaaaaaaaatgaaaaaaaaacgccCGAAAACGCCAGAGACCCATTACACCGGGCGTTATTCGGCGTGTTTTTTGAAAAAGAAATGTGTTTGGCATTTTAAATAAAACGCTGAAGGGACGAGAAATTGACCAATCGTTTGCGACCATGTGTATTGTTTCAGTTTTGTGGCTGGCCATGTGTATTGTTTCAGTTTTGTGTTTTGTGGCTGGCCGGAGTTTAACATCTTGCCGGAAAACCTGCAAATAAATCGAAGAAGATGACTGCAgaaaagaaaaggttttaaaaagttTACTTTTTTACAACtttggtccatgtggtttagatatggttttAAAATTAACTTTTGAATATTTGAATTTTGGTCCTTGTTGTTTAGATATGTAATATTTTCTATTTAACTTTTGAAGATTTTTTTAAGAATGTAAAAACAATACACACAGTCCATcttctagtattgtatttttttttttttaatttaaggaagtatttaaagttaaaaaaaattgtgaaatGATTGCATGGACGTTATTGAAATAATGCCCTACTACGCCACTTTTAAAATAATGTCCCATACTGACTGAGATGACACATAtcgaataatgccccataatAAGGGTATTATTTTCTTTCACCACTACACATGTTATTGTAACTAAATGAACCAAAGAGAACAGGTAACAACCCACAAATATTTTATGCTATAATAGCTGGAGTCAAACATGCATAGTTAAATAAAATCATGTGAAAAGGATGAATCAACACTGAcacaaaaaacacacacacatggaGGGTTGACTTTGTGCATCTTGTCCCATCTACATGTTCTAGAAATAATTTTCAACACTCGCCCATTTCCTCTCTGTCCCTCCCTCCATTCCTTCACCTATTTTAAATTCCCGCAAACCATGTCTCcattaaatatatttttacacCATTAAGTTCACACCAATTTTTGTATAGTCAACAGATAAGCTTATTAAAGGGGATCGAATTCGTCAATTGAAGTTTGGAAGGAGTTAACTAGAAGGTGAAATTGCCCAGTTGGATCGAATAAACTGATTACACAGGTATCAAAATATTGGATCGGGTTGGGCATTAGATGGCGCTGCGGAAGCCATCGGATCGACTCCTTGAGATCTCCGACAGGGTTTACGGTACGCATCTATCTGTTTCGCTTATTTTCAAACAAACTTGTGATTGCTATTTTGAATGTTATTTCAAATGGTTCGAATTGGACTAACTTATGTTAGGTCTGCAAAATGTTATGTTCAAGAATATGCTATCTCCTGATATCAACCAAAATAGGATAtgggtagggctgtaaacgaaccgaacgaacacgaacaagaccatgttcgtgttcgttcgttaaggaaattaacatgttcgtgaactgttcacgaacccataccgaacataagtttatgttcgtgttcgttcgttaagaaaattcagttgttcacgaacagttcgttaacactggtctcgaacacaaacgaacgcaaacgagcatttaacttgaaaataaaaaataaaaacattgttatccttTAATATTGGAtgtaagtagttaaatacaaccatcaaattataaatcaaaacacaagaagtctgaTACACCACCAAACATcgaatcaagtttaactaacttagacataattatcccaaaaaatgtcttagaatgtccaaattttagctaacttagaaaaaatagggtttcaagttttcaacatGTAAAGGTTTATTacttattatatttttaatataatcaaacgaacatgaactaacgtaaacgaacgaacataaccgaacatattaccgaacgttcacgaacgcagtcgaacgaatgAGACccgtgttcatgttcgttcgctaagctaaccgaacgaaattttttgttcgtgttcgtttgttaagctaatcgaacgaacataaacgaacttcccgccgaacagttcacgaactgttcgctgatcgttcggttcgtttacagccctagataTGGGAAATGCTTGAAATTTTGtggtttttctttttctataatAAACGAAGCAAGATTAATGTTAACGATCTTGTTAAAAATCGTTTGCAGTTTTCGATTGTTGCTTATCAACTAGAGTACTTGAAGAAGATGAGTACAAGGTCTACATGGGTGGCATTGTGGCTGAACTTCAAGACTGCTACCACGATTCATCTTTCATGGTTTTTAACTTTAAAGAAGGTGACACAAGGACCCCATTATCAGATTTATTATCGCAGCAATACGATATGACAGTAATTGAATACCCTCAACAATATGAAGGGTGCCCGTTGTTGCCATTAGAAACGATACATCGCTTTTTGAGATCTAGTGAAACCTGGCTTAATTTAAAGGGTCAACAAAATGTGCTTCTAATGCACTGTGAAAGGGGTGGTTGGCCCGCACTTGCATTTATGCTTGCAGCCCTTCTTGTGTTTAGAAAACAGTATGATACTGAACGAAAGACTCTTGAAATGGTGTATAAACTTCATCGTTTAACACCTTTAAATCCACAGCCTTCTCAACTAAGGTATCTTCGGTACATATCCAGGAGAAGTTTAGGCTATGATTGGCTGCCCTCAGACACACCATTAGCTTTGGATCATATCATGCTTAAATTCCTTCCTTTGTTTGGTGAAAAGGGTTGTAGACCTGTAATTCAAATTTATGGTCAGGATCCGTCTTCAACAAATAGGGGCTCTAAGCTATTGTTTACATCCTTCAAAACCAAAAAGCAAGCCCGCTACTATCAACCAGTAAGTTTCTTTTTTCAGATAAACAGATATCTTCCATTCTAAGGCTGTGTTTTGGTGTGTCTTTCGGAACTGACTTTATGCTTTTATagataatcagaatcagatagtTAGCCGTGATATAACGGGCTGAAGAGGATAGTGTTTGGATGTGTTTTTGTTTTGCTGTAAATAATTAAAATCAGTTAGTTAGTTGTAATAAAACGGGCTGTAAAAGATAATGTTTGAATGTGCTTTTGCTATTTGAAGTTGTAATTAACAGAGAAACAGTTGTTTGAGAGCGTCAAAAATCCTGATCATTTACGTAATTAGTTCATATATGTTTCGTGTCTTTGAAATTAGGCAATTTTATGTTACCTTTTGATAATCAAGTGCAACTGTTATGAAACTAATTGTTAGAAATTGATTTTTTGCCTTTAAAAATGGATGCAGAATATGTTAATTCTAACATTGAAAACTGATTTTTGTGACTACAAGTAAGAaaaatatgataattttttttttcaaaatgcaAATCAAAACAAAACCTTTGATATAATCTTATGACTTTGTGATTGTAGGAAGAATGTGAATTGGTGAAAATTGATATTCATCACCGTGTTCAAGGAGATGTGGTTCTTGAATGCGTACATGTGGATCATGTTAGGGAGGATATTATATTTAGAGTAATGTTTCACACAGCATTTGTGCGAAGTGGCGTACTCGATTTGAGTTGTGATGAAGTTGATGTTATGTGGGATGCAAGAGACCAGATGCAAAAGAACTTTAAAGCAAAGGTAGGCCTTTTTTCGCACTGAGTATGCCCTTATTTTGCAAACACTAGAAGTTGAATGAATATATCCTTATATTTGTATCAGGTATATTTTTTGGATGCTGATGCTCTACCATCTATGATCACCACAGAAGGAGAATTTGACGACAAGAATGGGACCGAAAGTCCTACACATGAAGAGTTTTTTGAGGTCGAAGAGATTTTTAGTAACGCGGTTGATGAGCAAAAAATTAAGGTGGATGCTGAGAATGGTGATATAGTCTTGAAGGAAGGACTCGTACCAGAATCAGAAGTTGATGCATGTGAAGACTATGAATTAGATGATGGGAACAAAAAACCTGAAAACAGGATTTACCAAAATAAGTTGGGACATGTCAATGTTACCCCgtctccacctccacctccacccccTTCACGAAGTGCTCTAGTTTCACCTCCACCTCTGCCTCCACTTCCAACGCCTGGATCCTCCGCTCTACCTCCAATGAGTGGAGGGCCACCTCCGACACATGGACCcccaccaccacctccgccacctccGCCACCTCCAATGAGCAGAGGGCAACCTCCACCTCCGCCACCTCTAATTCGCGGAGCACCTCCACTTCCATCACTACAAGGTGGTAGTCCACCGCCACAacctccaccgccaccgccaccacctccaccgccTCCACCTGGTGCTCGTGCACCTGGACCTCCAAGCAGCGGTCCTATCCCCCCTAGAGGTCCAGGACTCGCGGGTCCATCTGGAACGGCTACAGCAGCACGGAGATCTAATCTAAAGCCACTGAATTGGAGCAAGGTTACCAGTGCCTTGCAAGGAAGCTTGTGGGAAGAATTGCAAAGACATGGAGAGCCCCAAATGTATTCCACTTTCTGCACACTCAATTTGGTTTTCTTCTCAATAATCAATGTTTCTCTATATTGCTTATGAGAAAATAAATTGCTGTAATCATAAGCATGCGGTGAGCTTTAAAGGTGTACAAGTTACAGGCATTTGTACCATACTTTTGCAAACGTTTAATAGTTAACAGTTTTTAGACAGTTGACATATGTTTTTTTCCTGATGCCAAGTATTTAATTTATTGGATTGTAGGGCACCATATTTCGATGTGTCAGAACTTGAGACACTAAAGAAAGCTACTTCTAAAGGAGGGAGGCGCGAATCTACTGGTTCAAAACCTGAGAAAGTTCACTTGGTAGTGCaatttaagtttatttttttttatctatgAAATTACTTGTATTCTTTTTAATAGATGACCTACTTTTATGAAGCCATCTGGAACAGCTACATCAACACAGCTACTTAGTTCGCTCCCCTCACCTCCAGGACACCCGCCGTTCTTGAAGGAGTTTGAATATCTTAAAATTCAACTAGAAGATATAAAATCAGCCACTAACAACTTTGATGAAAACAAAGTTATTGGCGCTGGTGGATTTGGAAAGGTTTATCTAGGAGAATTTTCTCACTCTAAGGGGAAAATAATGGGTGCTTTTAAGCATCTAGATCGTAGGCATGGGCAAGGGGACCCTGAGTTCTTGAAGGAGATTGTGATGCTTTCTGAATACAAGCATGAAAATCTCATCTCTCTATTGGGATTTTGTGACGAGGGTAGTGAAAAGATACTTGTGTATGAGTATGCATCTAACAGAAGCCTTGATCGTCATTTGAATTCTAATCTTCTTACGTGGAGGCAACGTATTAAGATATGCCTTGATGCTGCAAGAGGACTAAGCTTCCTTCATGGTGACAAGGGCACAATGAAAAGAGTTATTCACCGTGATATAAAAAGTGCCAACATTCTCTTGGATGACAAATGGAATGCTAAAGTTTCGGACATGGGACTGTCTAAAGCAGCACCTGCTAATCAGCCGCACTCATTTCTCATCACCCAACTCGCAGGTACTCCTGGGTACTGTGACCCACAATATATGAATTCATTCACCCTATCAAAAGAATCAGACGTATACTCTTTTGGCGTTGTCTTATTTGAAGTCTTATGTGGAAGATTATGCTATAATTATAGCAACAGCATGTTAAAACTTTGGGTAAATACATGGAAAAAAGCCTACAGAGATAACAAGTTATATGAGATTGTCTTTCAAGGTCTGATGCAACCAATGGACTCTACTtctttgaaaacattttcaagcaTTGCATTTCAGTGTTTGCATGTATATAGTGAAGAACGGCCAACGATGGCACATGTTGTAAAAAAACTGGAGACTGCGCTCACATTTGAACTTCAGAAGCCGCTAAATAAGTGTGAAGATGTACTTGAGGATACTTCTATGAAATGTAGATCTATTGAGGTAGTGAAAATGCTTCTCTTGAAAGTCATCTCTAATAACCTAAACGGGTAAAGGTTCGTTAAGCATCTATAATATGTCCATGGGCATGGGTCGGGTCTTGAGTTTTATTTGATCCGATCCGATATGTTTACAACGTAGAATTATGCCAGTAGATCAAAAAGCTTGTTCCAACAATCAAATAGATCAACCTATTTAGGCTGATCAATGCCCCGGTCGACCCATCTATTAATTATCTCTCACTTAAATCATCCCTTCCCTAGCTACACACCCCTgcaaagttatatatatatattgacacACTTTGGTTTTGTTCATGATATTTCATTAGAGCCAGGTTACCAGTGGTGTCTTGCAATTGCAAAGAAGCTTGTGGGAAGAATTGCAAAGATCTGAAGAGCCCCAAAGGTATTCCACTTTCTGCACCCTTTGTTTTTGTAAAGTAAATGTAAAAATATCTGAATGAACTATAACAGAGGGGGAACTCTCAATATATACAGGAAGCAACCTCTACAGAAGCCTATATCGGGCCTATGGGCCATAAACTAATACAATAAATAACGGTCATCAAAAGCATGTGGTCAGCTTTAAAGGCCACATGAGTTACAAGCATTTTGACCTTACTTTACTTTTGTAGACATTGTATACACAATGTTTAGATCGTTGACATATGTTTTTTTCTTAATGCTAAGTATTTAATCTAGGAAAAATCACCAAAATGAACATATGACCGGTCAAATTTAATATAATTATCAACTTTGACCGATCTATTTTGTTGGTTTCTTTCTAAATTATTGGATTGCAGTGCACTATATTTCGATGCTGCAGAACTTGAAATATTATTTCCTGGTATATTCCCAAAGAAAGATGCTTCTAAAGGAGGGCGGCGCAAGTCTACTGGCTCAAAATATGAGAGGGTCCACTTGGTAATGCAAGTTAATCTTTATTTATAACACTGCTTTATATTCTTTTATATATAAGACCTAGGTTGCTGAAGTAGGAGAATATCCTAATGTGAATAGTATAATTGATTCGGATGTTTATTGACCAGGAACCACCTTTAGAATATAGATACATTTTTTTGATGTAAACTCTTTGAGAACTGGAGTTACGGATGACCATCCCATTTTTCTATTGCGATTTTTTCTGTTAGATCGATTTGAGGAGGGTTAATGCCACAGAAATCATGCTCAAGAGGGTTACGATGCCTCTTCCCGACATGATGGTAAGTATGGACTTGACATATTAACATAACGCTTTAATATATTTGGCTTCTTGGTCTTTTAAATTTTAATGATTATTTTTTTTCCTCAATTAGTGACGTGAATAAATAGAATATTTTTCTACATGTACGATACCTAGACATGTTACTTATTTTTGTGCAAGAGGATTTGGATAGAATAGAACACAATGTTCTAGTTATTAGGCTTGACTCATATGTCAAATGGCAATGCCAAAACAATTAGTATCAATTTATTTGTTTCAGATGACATTATTAAAAAGGCTGTTACCATGCTTTGTGGATGTTGCATATCCCAAAGTTGTTGTCTATAATAGCCTAAACAGCTAAAGGTTTGTTAAGCATCTATAGCAAGTAGACATGCACGTGGGTTGGGTCTTGATCTAAATTTGATCTGATCCGATATGTTTACGACTTAGAGTAATCTAATACGTCAAAACACGTGTTCCAACAATCATATTGATCAACCTAATTAGGCTGATCAATGCCTGGGTCAACCTATTCATTATCTATATTTATCACTTTAATCATCCCTAGGGGTGTAAATGAGCGGTAAACGAGCCAAGCTGAGCCTCGGCTCACCTAAGTTTGAGCTCGGCTTGGGCTAGACtcgtttataatttttttaatatatatttatatttgtaaCTTTAGtataacataatatatattattaagtTAGTTTTATCATAAAGTTATAtataataactattattatataaaCATGTGTTTAATATATTAGATAAAAGTTATATAAATAATAAGCTCGGTTAGGCTCACAAGCCTACTCAAGCTCTATAAGTGAAGCTTGAGATTGTACTGTTTACGATATAGGCTTATTTTTAGGTTTGAGCTTGTTTAAGCATGGTTCAATTTAAGCTTTTAGCAAGCCGATCTTGTTTAGCTCACATGTGGCTCCCTATTCATTTCTTTTCCTACAACCCCCAAAGctatcattattttttttactctCTTTGGTTTTCTTCATAATATTTTTTCATAGAGCTATTGATTTGAAGCATCAACAGATTATTAATAGTTTTTGAAgtctcactattttttttttattagaaaCTGCCTTTTTAAACATAAATGATTTTCTAATTTTGGTTTTTGTACATGTTGGTTATTATAATGAACTTTTTAAAAGTATGGCTATTGTACCATGACTGGCAGAGAAGTCATATATTGGATGGTTTGGCACATTCCTCTAATTTCTTCCGGTTCAAAACTGCAACATCTTGTGTGCTCAT
This is a stretch of genomic DNA from Helianthus annuus cultivar XRQ/B chromosome 16, HanXRQr2.0-SUNRISE, whole genome shotgun sequence. It encodes these proteins:
- the LOC110916948 gene encoding formin-like protein 20; protein product: MALRKPSDRLLEISDRVYVFDCCLSTRVLEEDEYKVYMGGIVAELQDCYHDSSFMVFNFKEGDTRTPLSDLLSQQYDMTVIEYPQQYEGCPLLPLETIHRFLRSSETWLNLKGQQNVLLMHCERGGWPALAFMLAALLVFRKQYDTERKTLEMVYKLHRLTPLNPQPSQLRYLRYISRRSLGYDWLPSDTPLALDHIMLKFLPLFGEKGCRPVIQIYGQDPSSTNRGSKLLFTSFKTKKQARYYQPEECELVKIDIHHRVQGDVVLECVHVDHVREDIIFRVMFHTAFVRSGVLDLSCDEVDVMWDARDQMQKNFKAKVYFLDADALPSMITTEGEFDDKNGTESPTHEEFFEVEEIFSNAVDEQKIKVDAENGDIVLKEGLVPESEVDACEDYELDDGNKKPENRIYQNKLGHVNVTPSPPPPPPPSRSALVSPPPLPPLPTPGSSALPPMSGGPPPTHGPPPPPPPPPPPPMSRGQPPPPPPLIRGAPPLPSLQGGSPPPQPPPPPPPPPPPPPGARAPGPPSSGPIPPRGPGLAGPSGTATAARRSNLKPLNWSKVTSALQGSLWEELQRHGEPQMAPYFDVSELETLKKATSKGGRRESTGSKPEKVHLPSGTATSTQLLSSLPSPPGHPPFLKEFEYLKIQLEDIKSATNNFDENKVIGAGGFGKVYLGEFSHSKGKIMGAFKHLDRRHGQGDPEFLKEIVMLSEYKHENLISLLGFCDEGSEKILVYEYASNRSLDRHLNSNLLTWRQRIKICLDAARGLSFLHGDKGTMKRVIHRDIKSANILLDDKWNAKVSDMGLSKAAPANQPHSFLITQLAGTPGYCDPQYMNSFTLSKESDVYSFGVVLFEVLCGRLCYNYSNSMLKLWVNTWKKAYRDNKLYEIVFQGLMQPMDSTSLKTFSSIAFQCLHVYSEERPTMAHVVKKLETALTFELQKPLNKCEDVLEDTSMKCRSIESQVTSGVLQLQRSLWEELQRSEEPQSALYFDAAELEILFPGIFPKKDASKGGRRKSTGSKYERVHLIDLRRVNATEIMLKRVTMPLPDMMASALAMDESILDADQIKNLIKFCPTKEEMDLLKNYTGDKKMLGQCEQFFLELMKVPRVESKLCVFLFKIQFNTQLSEFKNSLNTVNNACDEVQKSIKLKEILRRILYLENTLNQGTNRGLAVGFKLDNLLKLTYTRSSDSKMTLMHYLCKVLASKSPALLDFYVDLVSLKSATKIQLKSLAEKMQAITKGLNKAKQELVASANDGPVSEVFLKTLNEFVCFAEPEVASVNNLYDLVGRNGYALVRYVGEDRCPFEQVTQTLYNFVRHFRKAHKENYKQAELEKKEAQTEVEME